A single region of the Candidatus Protochlamydia amoebophila UWE25 genome encodes:
- a CDS encoding NUDIX domain-containing protein, translating into MVSPGGHIGPGEVFKEAIKRKAKEEFEIEAEFLSNEPLLLTVNKTVENVAKHTDVSL; encoded by the coding sequence ATAGTTTCACCTGGCGGTCATATTGGCCCCGGCGAGGTTTTCAAGGAAGCGATCAAAAGAAAAGCCAAGGAAGAGTTTGAAATCGAGGCCGAGTTTTTATCTAATGAACCGCTTTTGCTAACGGTAAACAAAACAGTAGAGAATGTTGCCAAACATACAGATGTATCACTTTGA
- a CDS encoding YfdX family protein gives MANLTAEADLSNLSQKVTFQNQAQAQKDIQNQTQQAKEEVQKSLVPDAIFIVNETKKAINFIKNGQMAEALSAVENATGKSDVLLARHPENALLPVDFAIKVIDSAPVELNKINGIEKLIKKNIDYKNYPVSRALLNFLCSEIDVVTYCLPLAYYPEALKKAARLLELKQASEASLVLDIALNTLVEMHQTFPIPTIKVITLLTTAEDILEKENDKENALKLVNEAKFELKRSIELGYLEKDEKYRALNEELTDLENKINKNQKSTSSFRSLKEKFRDFLKILSKPKSASRCLNE, from the coding sequence ATGGCTAATTTAACTGCGGAAGCAGACCTTTCTAATTTATCTCAAAAAGTTACTTTTCAAAATCAGGCGCAAGCACAAAAAGATATTCAAAATCAAACCCAGCAAGCTAAAGAAGAGGTACAAAAAAGTCTTGTTCCTGACGCTATTTTTATTGTGAATGAAACAAAAAAGGCCATTAATTTTATTAAGAATGGACAAATGGCAGAAGCTTTGTCTGCTGTTGAAAATGCCACTGGTAAAAGTGATGTCTTATTAGCTCGTCATCCTGAGAATGCTTTGCTACCTGTAGATTTTGCTATTAAAGTTATTGATAGTGCACCTGTAGAACTAAATAAGATAAATGGAATTGAGAAATTGATTAAAAAAAACATTGACTATAAAAATTATCCAGTTAGTCGTGCCTTGCTTAATTTCTTATGTAGTGAGATTGATGTTGTTACCTATTGTTTACCTCTTGCGTATTATCCTGAAGCACTCAAAAAAGCGGCAAGATTGTTGGAATTGAAACAAGCTTCGGAAGCAAGTTTGGTATTAGACATAGCACTTAATACATTAGTAGAGATGCACCAAACTTTTCCTATACCGACAATCAAAGTAATTACTTTGTTGACTACAGCTGAAGACATCTTGGAAAAGGAAAACGATAAAGAGAATGCTTTAAAGCTTGTAAATGAGGCTAAGTTCGAGCTAAAACGTTCAATAGAATTGGGTTATTTAGAAAAAGATGAGAAATATAGGGCTTTAAATGAAGAACTTACAGATCTGGAAAATAAAATTAATAAAAATCAAAAAAGTACTTCTAGCTTTAGGTCTTTAAAGGAAAAATTTCGAGACTTTTTAAAAATTTTATCTAAGCCAAAAAGTGCTTCTCGATGTTTAAACGAGTAA
- a CDS encoding Fic family protein, translated as MLSLMNNLEQFITDVTPGNIDPLIKMTVIHHQFESIHPFYDVNGRNGRIIKILCLVKHMVYWIPIALFFSLYQSE; from the coding sequence ATTCTCTCTTTGATGAATAACTTAGAACAATTTATCACGGATGTTACCCCGGGCAATATTGATCCTCTTATCAAAATGACAGTTATTCATCATCAATTTGAGAGTATCCACCCTTTCTATGATGTCAATGGCAGAAATGGGCGTATTATTAAAATACTTTGTCTTGTGAAGCACATGGTCTATTGGATACCCATTGCTCTATTTTTCTCGTTATATCAATCAGAATAA
- a CDS encoding nucleotidyl transferase AbiEii/AbiGii toxin family protein, with protein MNEQGLKDRLQAISKERGINFNECWKKLLLERFLSRLSRSTYTQQFIFKGGFLLAYLMEIGRETTDLDFLLTSINASEDEIKEAIEEVIAIESEDGFSFSYEGIELLEQPHMDYPGYRVGLKAIFGRMRDKIQIDVGIGDVVTPTTRELHFFQYKGKPMFEGEISLLVYPSETIFAEKLETVLSKGAANSRMKDYHDLLLLAREPHMINFNKLQVSLKNTFSNRGTTLELIDFKTNELKLMQKLWVAHIKNLGHAAQKLKLPENIQDVIIELNTIIKSVETC; from the coding sequence ATGAATGAACAAGGACTAAAAGATCGTCTTCAAGCTATTTCTAAAGAAAGAGGTATCAATTTCAATGAGTGCTGGAAAAAGCTGCTTCTAGAACGGTTTTTATCCCGATTATCTCGATCAACATATACTCAACAATTCATTTTTAAAGGAGGTTTTCTTCTCGCCTACCTCATGGAAATTGGACGAGAGACGACTGATCTCGATTTTTTACTCACAAGCATAAACGCCAGTGAAGACGAGATAAAGGAAGCTATAGAAGAGGTTATCGCAATAGAATCAGAAGATGGATTTTCGTTCAGTTATGAAGGAATAGAGCTTTTAGAACAGCCTCATATGGACTATCCAGGATATCGCGTCGGTTTGAAAGCAATATTTGGCCGCATGAGGGATAAGATTCAGATCGATGTAGGCATAGGAGACGTAGTCACGCCCACCACTCGCGAATTGCACTTCTTTCAGTACAAGGGTAAGCCAATGTTTGAAGGTGAAATTTCCTTGCTTGTCTATCCTTCCGAAACAATTTTTGCAGAAAAGCTTGAGACAGTGCTTTCTAAGGGAGCTGCTAATAGCCGTATGAAGGACTATCATGACCTGCTTCTACTCGCGCGCGAACCACATATGATTAACTTTAACAAGTTGCAAGTATCGTTAAAGAATACGTTTAGCAATCGCGGTACGACTCTTGAGCTTATTGATTTCAAAACAAATGAGCTCAAGCTAATGCAAAAACTCTGGGTTGCACACATCAAAAATTTAGGCCATGCAGCTCAGAAATTGAAGCTTCCAGAGAACATTCAAGATGTCATTATAGAACTCAATACAATCATCAAGAGTGTAGAAACATGTTAA
- a CDS encoding CatB-related O-acetyltransferase gives MTSPNPNSFHPIKDYDKLIFLKNFVKASNIFIGDYTYFDDRRYGPERFEEYNVLYNYDFSKVKLVIEKFCAIAAETRFIMTGDHKLDAISTYPFPIFGYGWESAFNVYDLPVKGDIIVGNDVWFGYDSLVMNGVTIGNGAIIAARAVVVKDVPAYSIVAGNPAKVVKMRFDDKTIDRLQKISWWNWEIEKVNKNLKLICHLNIDHLELASHE, from the coding sequence ATGACAAGTCCAAACCCAAACTCTTTTCATCCAATTAAAGATTATGACAAATTAATTTTTCTAAAAAACTTTGTTAAAGCCAGTAATATTTTTATCGGGGATTATACCTACTTTGATGACAGAAGATATGGTCCAGAGAGATTTGAAGAGTACAATGTTTTGTATAACTATGACTTTTCAAAAGTAAAGCTTGTTATCGAAAAATTTTGTGCCATCGCAGCAGAAACTCGCTTTATTATGACGGGGGACCATAAGCTCGATGCAATTAGCACTTATCCTTTTCCCATATTTGGCTATGGTTGGGAAAGCGCTTTCAATGTTTACGACTTACCAGTCAAGGGAGACATTATCGTCGGCAATGATGTCTGGTTCGGATATGATTCCCTAGTTATGAATGGTGTGACGATAGGTAATGGAGCGATCATTGCAGCCAGGGCAGTGGTTGTAAAGGATGTACCTGCTTACTCAATTGTTGCAGGCAACCCAGCTAAGGTTGTAAAAATGCGATTTGATGATAAGACTATCGACCGTTTGCAAAAAATTTCTTGGTGGAATTGGGAGATTGAAAAAGTTAATAAAAACCTAAAACTGATCTGCCATCTTAATATAGATCACTTAGAATTAGCATCCCATGAATGA
- a CDS encoding DUF378 domain-containing protein — MKTIEIIAPILLVIGGLNWGLVGLFNFNLVEFIFGQFPVLARAVYAIVGLAAVYHIFQWKAIQDYWR, encoded by the coding sequence ATGAAAACTATAGAGATCATCGCCCCTATTTTATTAGTCATTGGGGGTCTTAACTGGGGACTAGTCGGTCTATTCAATTTCAACCTCGTAGAATTTATTTTTGGCCAATTTCCTGTGCTTGCCAGAGCGGTTTATGCAATCGTTGGATTGGCTGCCGTGTACCACATATTTCAATGGAAAGCCATTCAAGATTACTGGAGATAG
- a CDS encoding type IV toxin-antitoxin system AbiEi family antitoxin domain-containing protein produces the protein MKKPTNLSIIRPLFAQSSFTAEEVKQFGVSAAHLGYYIKKGLIKRLGRGIYQSADYQGSPENFRWEDLIEAVNSVPNGVICLISALAIHDITEEIPREHWIAIPHTTSICRGAKVRIVRFRNMELGKTELDLGGVRIPIFNRERTIIDSFRLLSRETAIKALKMALFQKGTMRLDLKKLQSYAKKLRFNIAPYLITATT, from the coding sequence ATGAAAAAACCTACAAACCTAAGTATTATTCGTCCGCTTTTTGCTCAATCCTCATTCACTGCAGAAGAGGTTAAACAATTTGGGGTTTCTGCTGCTCATCTTGGCTACTATATTAAGAAAGGTCTAATTAAACGACTAGGGCGCGGCATTTACCAAAGTGCAGACTATCAAGGATCTCCTGAAAATTTTCGATGGGAGGATCTTATAGAGGCTGTAAATTCTGTACCCAATGGGGTTATTTGCCTTATTTCTGCACTAGCTATCCACGATATAACCGAGGAAATTCCGCGAGAACATTGGATTGCTATACCACATACTACTTCCATTTGTAGAGGCGCTAAAGTGAGAATTGTGAGATTCCGCAATATGGAGCTTGGAAAAACAGAACTTGACCTGGGAGGTGTTCGCATTCCTATATTTAATCGCGAACGGACCATCATCGATTCCTTTAGGCTACTGAGTCGAGAAACAGCCATCAAAGCTTTAAAAATGGCTTTATTCCAAAAAGGGACAATGCGATTGGATCTTAAAAAACTGCAGTCGTACGCAAAAAAACTTAGATTTAACATTGCCCCCTACCTTATCACGGCAACAACATGA